From a single Plasmodium yoelii strain 17X genome assembly, chromosome: 9 genomic region:
- a CDS encoding prefoldin, putative, translating into MNLYDALGNAAINEQTNEDFQKIILKSESFIDDVLHEHLRERQKKRDEILQDIFDMEILVANLKLLIDMKDQKEIETLTELGCDSYVYADILDKNKIFIQIGYEFYLEMSLESAIVFLKKKINLYEEKLTYWNKEIAKIKAHIQILMRAISNLA; encoded by the exons atgaatttatatgACGCTTTAGGGAATGCAGCTATAAATGAGCAAACTAATGAagattttcaaaaaattattctGAAAAGTGAAAGTTTTATTGATGATGTATTACATGAACACCTTAGAGAGCGACAGAAAAAGAGGGATGAAATATTGCAAGACATTTTTGATAT GGAAATTTTAGTGGCAAATTTGAAATTACTCATCGACATGAAAGATCAAAAAGAGATCGAAACACTCACAGAGCTAGGATGTGATAGTTACGTGTATGCAGACAT ACTCGATAAAAATAAGATTTTTATCCAGATAGGCTACGAATTTTACTTAGAGATGAGTCTTGAAAGTGCCAtagtttttttaaaaaaaaaaataaatctttaTGAgga AAAATTAACATATTGGAATAAGGAAATAGCTAAGATTAAGGCCCACATACAAATa TTAATGAGGGCAATTTCAAATTTGGCGTGA
- a CDS encoding pescadillo homolog, putative, whose product MHIHKLKAKIKKKHQEKYLTKKKIQKKLFLNESEFRRLCIFKGIYPKDYKDIPLKFRNKFYKNKVYYTRNDYKKLSNEKIIQDFRKIKTSLKRYKKYKITLEDNERCKNIIKNFPKYKLDHIIKERFPILVYAVEQLNDALTAIIAYSFLPSNENIGIKNNLINQSIILRNQFHYYAYKTNKIKKGFISVKGYYLQAEILQKKITWLIPHIFTPYFDKSIDFKIITNFIEYYVTLLRFILYKLYRLDGMSYPPKEYKDLKNEKLNHLSFDKNYITKELSNELETKESTEDNIIEENEKKTKNGKTENCEKNDQENEKKTKNDKTKNCEKNDQKNDQKNDQKNDQKNDQKNEMKQIEHDIINNDNTKSVKNLFKNHIFYIHSNMPFDVLSIIILSCGGTICWNSLYSPYKYDDKSITHEILEVSEENKNTQDSNKINNINEYTYKRSFIQPQYIFDCLNSNMILSCEDYNINKTLPVHLSPFIDDDNYKDLVKKDEYTINKMLSEDPQYNKSIQKNKTNSENKYNNYNDNENDMSEDEYNNAIRQKLRNDALNNQMEAENENNYNPQNDLKQENDLLNVQKINNQENIKRNKLALSKKKRKLYNKIEQAENRQKLTIEKFIKKSKNKKKQK is encoded by the coding sequence ATGCATATTCATAAATTAAAAGCtaagataaaaaagaaacatCAGGAAAAATAcctgacaaaaaaaaaaatacaaaaaaaactatttttaaatgaatCCGAATTTCGAAGACTTTGCATATTTAAAGGTATATATCCAAAAGATTATAAAGATATACCATTAAAATTcagaaataaattttataaaaataaagtatattatacaagaaatgattataaaaaattaagtaatgaaaaaattatacaagattttcgaaaaataaaaactagtttaaaaagatataaaaaatataaaataacattAGAAGATAATGAAAgatgtaaaaatattattaaaaattttccaaaatataaattagatcatataattaaagaaAGATTTCCTATATTAGTATATGCAGTTGAACAGTTGAATGATGCATTAACTGCTATAATTGCTTATTCATTTTTACCatcaaatgaaaatatagggattaaaaataatttaattaatcaAAGTATAATATTAAGAAATCAGTTTCATTATTATGcttataaaacaaataaaattaaaaaaggttTTATAAGTGTAAAAGGGTATTATTTACAAGCAgaaattttacaaaaaaaaattacttgGCTCATACCTCATATATTTACTccatattttgataaatctattgattttaaaatcataacaaattttatagaaTATTATGTAACTCTTCTAAGATTTATtctttataaattatatagatTGGATGGTATGTCTTATCCCCCTAAAGAATATAAAGAccttaaaaatgaaaaactaAACCACTTatcttttgataaaaattatatcacAAAAGAGCTTTCCAATGAATTAGAAACTAAAGAGTCTACAGAAGATAATATAAtcgaagaaaatgaaaaaaaaacgaaaaatgGTAAGACAGAAAActgtgaaaaaaatgatcaagaaaatgaaaaaaaaacgaaaaatgATAAGacaaaaaattgtgaaaaaaatgatcaaaaaaatgatcaaaaaaatgatcaaaaaaatgatcaaaaaaatgatcaaaaaaatgaaatgaaaCAAATAGAACATGATATCATTAACAATGATAATACTAAAAGTGTCAAAAATCTTTTtaaaaatcatattttttatatacatagtAATATGCCTTTTGATGTTTTGTCAATCATTATCTTATCATGTGGTGGAACCATTTGCTGGAACTCTTTATATTCtccatataaatatgatgatAAAAGTATAACACATGAAATATTAGAAGTCagtgaagaaaataaaaatactcaagattctaataaaataaacaatataaatgaatacaCATATAAAAGAAGTTTTATACAAccacaatatatatttgattgCTTAAATTCAAACATGATATTATCTTGTGaagattataatattaacaaaacACTACCTGTACATTTATCACCTTTTattgatgatgataattataaagatttagtaaaaaaagatgagtatactataaataaaatgttaagtgAAGATCCACAATATAACAAGagtattcaaaaaaataaaactaactcagaaaataaatacaataattataatgacaatgaaaatgatatgtCAGaagatgaatataataaCGCTATTCGACAAAAATTGCGAAATGATGCATTAAATAATCAAATGGAGGCAGAAAacgaaaataattataatccTCAAAATGATCTAAAACAAGaaaatgatttattaaatgtacaaaaaataaataatcaaGAAAACATAAAACGAAATAAACTTGCTTTGAGCAAAAAGAagagaaaattatataataaaattgaacAAGCAGAAAACAGACAAAAATTAACTAtagaaaaatttataaaaaaaagcaaaaataaaaaaaagcaaaaataa